The Rhizobium indicum genome has a segment encoding these proteins:
- a CDS encoding alpha/beta fold hydrolase, whose product MAFDCFELQTVHIDAGDIRLRVGGSGPALLLLHGHPRTHMTWGKVADLLAPSFTVACPDVPGFGQSDIPPDAPDSRHSSKQAKAAALVELMRRLGHDDFFLVGHDRGSLTAFRMAMNHREAVRKLIVIDGLPVLEHLERADWKFARDWYHWFFFAHPDKPERAILADPGAWYDKLSPDLMGQEAYADIHEAIHRAETVHGMIEDYRAGIRIDHIHDKADRDAGRKIGCPMLCLWSLRDDLEQIYGDPVAIWKDWAIDVRGFGIDSGHHVAEENPVALAKAIVNFLTK is encoded by the coding sequence ATGGCCTTCGATTGCTTCGAACTGCAAACGGTTCACATCGACGCGGGTGACATTCGGCTCCGCGTGGGGGGAAGCGGTCCCGCTCTTCTTCTGTTGCACGGGCACCCGCGGACCCACATGACCTGGGGGAAAGTAGCCGATCTTCTCGCGCCATCGTTTACCGTCGCCTGCCCGGACGTCCCCGGCTTCGGCCAGTCCGACATACCGCCCGACGCACCTGACAGCCGCCACTCGTCCAAACAGGCGAAGGCTGCGGCTCTAGTGGAGCTGATGCGACGGCTGGGGCATGATGATTTCTTTCTGGTTGGACATGACCGTGGCAGCCTGACGGCCTTCCGAATGGCGATGAACCATCGGGAAGCGGTGCGGAAACTTATCGTCATCGACGGCCTACCGGTCCTCGAACATCTCGAGCGAGCCGACTGGAAGTTCGCGCGAGATTGGTACCATTGGTTCTTCTTCGCACACCCGGATAAGCCCGAGCGCGCGATCTTAGCCGATCCCGGCGCATGGTACGATAAGCTTTCGCCAGATCTCATGGGCCAAGAGGCATACGCTGATATTCACGAGGCCATCCATCGGGCCGAAACCGTCCATGGGATGATCGAGGACTACCGCGCCGGCATTCGCATCGACCATATTCATGACAAGGCTGATCGCGACGCGGGCAGGAAGATCGGCTGTCCAATGCTCTGCCTCTGGTCGCTCCGGGATGATCTCGAGCAGATCTACGGCGATCCGGTAGCGATCTGGAAGGACTGGGCGATCGACGTAAGAGGATTTGGCATCGATAGCGGTCACCACGTGGCGGAGGAAAACCCTGTCGCTCTGGCAAAAGCAATCGTCAATTTTCTAACGAAATAG
- a CDS encoding TadE/TadG family type IV pilus assembly protein: MTYLTVVLLRSGLSYSLAGVFKTLRGLGRDSGGNVAIVVALTLVPMIVAVGASFDYIRTYNVRQRMQSDLDTALIAAVKEIDTDDTDALKEKVADWFHAQVENSYTLGDIDIDTSNHKITATASGTVPTTLMKIANIDTVDVSVASAVKGPATSYLNVYIVIDTSPSMLLAATTAGQSTMYAGIGCQFACHTGDAHTIGKTKYANNYEYSAAKNIKLRADVAGDAVRDVLDMIDTSDSNHQRIKVGLYSLGDTLTEVLTPTLSTDTARNRLADASYGLTSATSKAATYFDVSLATLKQKVGTGGDGTSSGSPLKLVLLLTDGVQSQREWVTDKVTWKNGKATYGAYWNKVAPLNPDWCAYVKNQSATMAVLYTEYLPITSDWGYNATVGSTMASASWKSTYGGTMQSGVSTSITRRDYIPYALSDCASSKSLFLSASSSTEITAGLSALFTQYLASVRLTQ; encoded by the coding sequence ATGACTTATTTGACGGTGGTTTTATTGCGCTCGGGTCTTTCATATTCACTTGCTGGGGTCTTCAAAACCCTTCGCGGTCTCGGAAGGGACAGCGGCGGCAATGTCGCGATCGTCGTTGCCCTCACCCTGGTGCCGATGATCGTCGCAGTCGGCGCGAGCTTTGACTACATCCGTACTTACAATGTCCGTCAGAGGATGCAGAGCGATCTCGACACGGCCCTGATCGCCGCAGTCAAAGAGATCGATACCGACGACACCGACGCCCTCAAGGAAAAGGTTGCAGACTGGTTCCACGCGCAGGTGGAAAACAGCTATACGCTTGGCGACATCGACATTGATACATCCAACCATAAGATCACGGCGACGGCCAGCGGCACGGTTCCGACGACGCTGATGAAGATCGCCAACATCGACACCGTTGACGTCAGCGTGGCAAGCGCCGTCAAGGGCCCGGCCACCTCCTATCTCAATGTCTATATCGTTATCGACACATCCCCGTCGATGCTACTCGCGGCAACAACGGCCGGCCAGTCGACCATGTATGCCGGCATCGGTTGCCAGTTCGCCTGCCACACCGGCGATGCACACACTATCGGCAAGACGAAATACGCCAACAATTACGAATACAGCGCGGCCAAGAACATAAAGCTTCGCGCCGATGTTGCCGGTGACGCCGTCAGAGACGTGCTCGACATGATCGACACGTCCGACAGCAATCATCAGCGCATCAAGGTTGGATTATACAGCCTCGGTGATACCCTCACCGAAGTTCTGACCCCGACGCTCAGCACTGACACGGCGCGCAATCGCCTTGCAGACGCAAGTTACGGCCTCACCAGCGCGACCTCGAAGGCAGCCACCTATTTTGACGTCTCCCTGGCGACGCTCAAACAGAAAGTCGGCACCGGCGGGGACGGGACATCCTCGGGCTCGCCGCTCAAGCTGGTTCTCCTGCTGACGGACGGCGTCCAATCGCAGCGCGAATGGGTGACCGACAAGGTGACATGGAAGAACGGGAAGGCGACGTATGGGGCATACTGGAACAAAGTCGCGCCGCTTAATCCGGATTGGTGCGCCTACGTCAAAAACCAGTCCGCCACCATGGCGGTGCTTTACACCGAGTACCTGCCGATCACCTCGGACTGGGGTTATAACGCAACCGTCGGCTCGACCATGGCAAGCGCCAGCTGGAAGAGCACCTACGGCGGCACCATGCAAAGCGGCGTGTCGACCAGCATCACGAGACGGGATTACATTCCCTATGCGCTTTCCGACTGCGCATCCTCCAAGAGCCTGTTCCTATCAGCGTCGTCGTCGACCGAGATCACCGCTGGTCTGTCGGCTCTTTTCACCCAATATCTCGCATCCGTCCGGCTGACCCAATGA
- a CDS encoding TadE/TadG family type IV pilus assembly protein, translated as MRRGKHFASLRRLLGDRKGVAAIEFAILALPLFIMIFGIIEVSLMFFVNSALDASVHKISRMIRTGEVASSNITLADFKARICNDMLLSFSCSSGLLVKVIVLSDLSSAASTDPIDDSGNLTVTETYDIGKGSDYILVQTFLPWTAVVNFFSLSSAKLSDGRYLLGSSVLFRNEPF; from the coding sequence ATGAGGCGAGGGAAACACTTCGCATCGTTGCGCCGCCTGCTTGGCGATCGCAAAGGGGTCGCTGCGATCGAATTTGCGATCCTGGCTCTGCCGCTCTTCATCATGATATTCGGCATTATCGAAGTGTCGCTGATGTTCTTCGTCAACTCGGCGCTGGACGCTTCGGTGCACAAGATCTCCCGGATGATCCGCACCGGCGAGGTTGCGTCCTCCAACATCACGCTGGCCGATTTCAAGGCTAGGATTTGCAACGACATGCTTCTCTCGTTCAGCTGCTCCAGCGGTCTGCTGGTCAAGGTGATCGTGCTTTCCGACCTCTCGTCCGCCGCCAGCACCGACCCCATCGACGACAGCGGCAATCTCACTGTGACCGAGACCTATGATATCGGCAAGGGCAGCGACTACATCCTGGTTCAGACATTTCTGCCATGGACAGCCGTCGTCAATTTTTTCAGCCTGTCGAGCGCCAAGCTTTCGGACGGCCGCTACCTGCTCGGATCTTCCGTTCTGTTCCGCAACGAGCCTTTCTGA
- a CDS encoding TadE/TadG family type IV pilus assembly protein — MIIKRSLSFFRFARSRARHLMRDRSAASGVEFALVLPILVMLLFGTVDLGHALTVSRKIDEIASSTGDMISQQGSWTKSDVAKLLSGASFILQPYDTTGLTITLAVDDIAKSGSATVNWSAALNTSALTSGSASTIEVPSEIQDDGVQVVLTRVQYTLTTPVSAFFSNFTGQNGYSFDRHYFNRPRVGDKITYN, encoded by the coding sequence ATGATCATAAAACGGAGCCTGTCGTTCTTCCGCTTCGCCCGATCCCGCGCCCGTCATCTCATGCGCGACCGGTCGGCGGCTTCGGGTGTCGAATTCGCGCTGGTGTTGCCGATCCTGGTGATGCTCCTGTTCGGCACAGTCGATCTCGGCCATGCACTCACAGTCAGCCGGAAGATAGATGAGATCGCCTCTTCCACGGGCGACATGATTTCACAGCAGGGCTCCTGGACGAAATCCGATGTCGCCAAGCTTCTCTCCGGCGCCAGCTTCATCCTGCAGCCCTATGACACGACAGGGCTGACGATCACGCTGGCGGTGGACGATATCGCCAAGAGCGGCAGTGCAACGGTCAACTGGTCTGCAGCACTCAACACCTCCGCTCTTACCTCCGGCTCGGCGAGCACAATCGAGGTCCCTTCGGAGATCCAGGATGACGGCGTACAGGTGGTGCTGACCCGGGTGCAGTACACATTGACGACGCCGGTCTCGGCGTTCTTTTCAAACTTCACCGGGCAGAATGGCTACAGCTTCGATCGCCATTACTTCAATCGCCCGAGGGTCGGCGACAAGATCACCTACAACTGA
- a CDS encoding SDR family NAD(P)-dependent oxidoreductase, protein MKRFVGKVAVVTGGGGGIGSAISKRLADEGALVVVADANAQAAGEVALLIEAAGGSATTIAADISRKPECVELIEKAFAIKGRLDVLVNNAGINRRGNLLSLSDEDWQLSFAVNLDSMFHLCRAALPHMIAAGGGAIVNTASQWGLYPAPNHIAYNTTKAAVAAFTQNLARDYAPDKVRVNAVCPGEIHTPMLEAGVIRAGRTIADLDKLVPYGRIGRPEEVAALVAFLASDEAAFMCGSLVEITGAQAVA, encoded by the coding sequence ATGAAAAGATTTGTGGGTAAGGTCGCGGTGGTCACGGGCGGCGGCGGCGGTATAGGGTCGGCCATATCGAAGAGGTTGGCCGACGAAGGCGCCCTGGTGGTGGTGGCTGATGCCAATGCCCAGGCGGCAGGCGAAGTCGCTTTGCTCATCGAGGCGGCGGGCGGATCGGCGACCACCATCGCGGCCGACATCTCCCGCAAGCCGGAATGCGTCGAACTCATCGAGAAAGCCTTTGCGATCAAGGGGCGGCTGGACGTGCTGGTCAACAATGCCGGCATCAACCGGCGCGGAAACCTGCTTTCCCTTTCGGATGAAGACTGGCAGCTGAGTTTCGCGGTCAATCTGGATTCGATGTTCCATCTCTGCCGCGCGGCCCTGCCGCATATGATCGCTGCCGGCGGCGGGGCGATCGTCAACACCGCCTCGCAATGGGGACTCTACCCCGCGCCGAACCACATCGCCTACAACACGACGAAGGCGGCGGTCGCCGCCTTCACCCAGAACCTCGCCCGCGACTATGCGCCCGACAAGGTCAGGGTCAATGCCGTCTGCCCCGGTGAAATCCACACGCCGATGCTGGAAGCAGGCGTCATCCGCGCAGGGCGGACGATCGCCGATCTCGACAAACTCGTGCCTTACGGCCGTATCGGCAGGCCGGAGGAGGTGGCAGCGCTCGTTGCTTTCCTTGCATCGGACGAAGCGGCCTTCATGTGCGGCTCGCTCGTGGAAATTACCGGCGCGCAAGCCGTGGCTTGA
- a CDS encoding SDR family NAD(P)-dependent oxidoreductase yields the protein MSHLQPLAGQTVLVTGASGGIGAAIAERLSAEGARPVIHYGRDRERAQALLGKLGGNGLIVQADLSSPDGAFALWRDALAAAGRIHAVVNNAGIRSEISIEADPVDWRIAWQTEFQVNFFAAADLCKEALAHFKHHGGGRIVNMASRAGQRGYAADAMPYGATKAALINLTKSIARSFGRDGIVAVSVAPGWVRTDMAEEFVAKHGKDAAVGDIPIGEMAETAEIAELVAFLLRPSQASVNGATFDINGGSYIR from the coding sequence ATGTCTCACCTTCAACCGCTGGCTGGCCAGACGGTCCTCGTCACCGGGGCGTCGGGCGGTATCGGCGCAGCCATCGCCGAGCGCCTGTCTGCCGAAGGCGCGCGGCCCGTGATCCATTACGGGCGCGACAGAGAGAGGGCGCAAGCCCTTCTCGGCAAGCTGGGTGGAAACGGCCTGATCGTCCAGGCCGACCTCTCCAGTCCGGACGGCGCCTTCGCGTTGTGGCGCGACGCGCTCGCGGCGGCGGGGCGGATCCATGCCGTCGTCAACAATGCCGGCATCCGCAGCGAGATCTCGATCGAAGCCGATCCCGTCGATTGGCGGATCGCCTGGCAGACCGAGTTCCAGGTGAATTTCTTCGCAGCCGCCGATCTCTGCAAGGAAGCCCTCGCGCATTTCAAGCACCATGGCGGCGGGCGGATCGTCAACATGGCAAGCCGCGCGGGACAGCGCGGCTATGCGGCCGACGCCATGCCTTACGGAGCGACCAAGGCGGCGCTGATCAATCTCACAAAGTCGATCGCGCGCAGCTTCGGGCGCGATGGGATCGTCGCGGTCTCTGTCGCGCCCGGATGGGTGCGCACCGACATGGCCGAGGAGTTCGTGGCAAAGCACGGCAAGGATGCAGCGGTCGGCGATATCCCGATCGGCGAGATGGCCGAGACGGCGGAGATCGCCGAGCTGGTGGCCTTCCTACTTCGCCCTTCGCAGGCCTCGGTCAATGGGGCGACGTTCGACATCAACGGCGGCAGTTACATCAGGTAG
- a CDS encoding proline racemase family protein: MNWDRTLELLQVHCQGEIGKVLVSGAPEIPGATMLDKMNHINTVDDSLRRFVTFEPRASVAMSVNLLVAPTRSDADAGFIVLQADRAHPMSGSNCICVVTALLESGRVPMSERETVVRLDTPAGLIVARAVCRDGQCLSVSLDNVPSFAEVLDKEVETPKWGRIKIDVAFGGVYYALVDVDQIGLDIAPANARLLAEAGIELKSLLSGQVSVAHPVLTGVDEIAYVMFRGQEADGAVRTCTTLQPGRVDRSPCGTGSSANLAVLYAHGEVSVGDRRTSRSIIGGEFLAEAIGETEVGGRRAVLPRITGRAYVYGREQLRMSDDDPFTAGFALSDTWGPQVGLLD; the protein is encoded by the coding sequence GTGAACTGGGACCGGACCCTGGAGCTCTTACAGGTCCACTGCCAGGGCGAGATCGGCAAGGTCCTCGTCTCAGGGGCGCCCGAGATACCCGGTGCAACGATGCTCGACAAAATGAACCACATCAACACGGTCGACGACAGTCTGCGCCGCTTCGTCACCTTCGAGCCGCGCGCCAGCGTCGCCATGTCGGTGAACCTGCTGGTCGCGCCGACGCGCAGCGATGCGGACGCCGGCTTCATCGTCCTTCAGGCCGATCGCGCCCACCCGATGTCCGGCAGCAACTGCATCTGCGTGGTCACCGCACTTCTCGAGAGCGGGCGGGTGCCGATGTCGGAACGGGAGACGGTCGTCCGCCTCGACACGCCCGCCGGACTCATCGTCGCACGCGCCGTCTGCCGCGACGGCCAGTGCCTGTCCGTCAGCCTCGACAACGTGCCGAGCTTTGCCGAAGTGCTGGACAAGGAGGTGGAGACGCCGAAATGGGGCCGCATCAAAATCGACGTCGCCTTCGGCGGGGTCTATTACGCACTCGTGGATGTCGACCAGATCGGCCTCGATATTGCGCCGGCCAATGCCCGGCTACTCGCAGAAGCCGGTATCGAGCTTAAGTCGCTTCTCTCAGGGCAGGTCTCGGTCGCCCATCCCGTCCTGACAGGCGTTGATGAGATTGCCTACGTGATGTTCCGTGGACAGGAGGCCGATGGCGCGGTGCGGACCTGCACGACGCTGCAGCCCGGCCGGGTCGACCGCTCGCCCTGTGGGACCGGTAGCTCGGCGAACCTTGCTGTGCTCTACGCCCACGGAGAAGTCTCCGTCGGAGACCGCAGGACGTCGCGGTCGATCATCGGCGGCGAATTCCTGGCGGAGGCGATCGGCGAGACCGAGGTGGGAGGCCGCCGCGCCGTGCTGCCGCGAATAACCGGCCGGGCCTATGTCTACGGTCGCGAACAGCTCCGCATGTCCGACGACGATCCCTTCACAGCGGGATTTGCGCTGTCCGACACCTGGGGTCCCCAGGTCGGTTTGCTGGATTAG